The Drechmeria coniospora strain ARSEF 6962 chromosome 02, whole genome shotgun sequence genome has a segment encoding these proteins:
- a CDS encoding protein phosphatase 2C — MFGGGSSSSGPKTDSESTPEGKSPSPDSSPDATSPTAVDNTDLVAGREKRSGNGSPPGQADNGCSSDKKRRSSGVGSKASSLLASARNSLNFGQASRGSSDLGAQTPLQKLGRQDSALVVPQGQQNNSAGESVPGPKSTFRVGVWEDRNKKCRRTMEDTHAFLYNFLDTPAASVGTSEKNKPCRDKAEASARDVVQSDNGYFAIFDGHAGTFAADWCGKKLHIILEEMIKKHPTVALPELLDQTFTTVDAQLEKLPLKNSGCTAAVAVLRWEERVPGDRSGTASVPSASPATEAAKAATKADDKSPDAHSSDKGKEPLTDASDDAEKRPSETLHASSKGSTNRRRVLYTANVGDARIILCRSGKALRLSYDHKGSDENEGRRIANAGGLILNNRVNGVLAVTRALGDAYMKELVTGHPYTTETVVQPDFDEFIIIACDGLWDVCSDQEAVDLVRNVQDPTSASKLLVDHALSRFSTDNLSCMIVRFDKEAAAKRLNAKPGGSESAACAKLSEVEKIVQDTKQKIADGSTPAVGVSASNNGRGYDIVASDEGSFVPTTLDGTVEEEPYATGRKAGRLYMVSRSSRIGIHTYKHTTVFGELSSSVKAIYSTA; from the exons ATGTTTGGTGGCGGCTCAAGCTCATCAGGACCAAAGACTGATAGTGAATCCACGCCCGAAGGCAAATCGCCCTCTCCAGACTCAAGCCCCGATGCTACCAGCCCTACGGCCGTCGATAATACGGACCTCGTAGCTGGCAGAGAGAAGCGCAGCGGCAACGGTAGCCCTCCCGGCCAGGCCGACAATGGCTGCTCCTCGGACAAGAAGCGCCGAAGTAGCGGTGTCGGAAGCAAAGCAAGCAGCTtgctcgcctcggcgaggaatTCCCTGAATTTCGGCCAAGCCAGCCGTGGCAGCTCGGATCTCGGCGCGCAGACTCCTCTGCAGAAGCTCGGCAGGCAAGATtccgccctcgtcgtgccCCAGGGCCAGCAAAATAACTCGGCCGGCGAGTCGGTCCCCGGCCCCAAATCCACCttccgcgtcggcgtctgGGAGGACAGGAACAAGAAATGTCGACGGACCATGGAGGACACTCACGCCTTTCTCTACAATTTCCTCGACACCCCTGCCGCGTCCGTGGGCACGAGCGAGAAGAACAAACCTTGCAGAGACAAGGCGGAGGCGTCTGCCCGCGACGTTGTTCAGTCTGACAACGGCTACTTTGCCATCTTTGATGGACACGCGGGGACCTTTGCCGCGGACTGGTGTGGGAAGAAGTTGCACATCATACTCGAGGAAATGATCAAGAAGCATCCAACCGTCGCCCTTCCGGAACTTCTCGACCAGACCTTTACCACGGTCGACGCTCAGCTCGAGAAGTTGCCGCTGAAGAACAGCGGCTGcactgccgccgtcgctgttTTGCGTTGGGAGGAACGCGTGCCTGGCGACCGATCGGGCACGGCCTCTGTGCCCTCTGCCTCTCCCGCCACGGAAGCAGCCAAGGCGGCCACCAAAGCGGACGACAAATCGCCCGATGCTCACTCGTCAGACAAGGGGAAGGAACCTTTGACGGATGCATCCGACGATGCGGAGAAGCGTCCATCCGAGACTCTCCATGCGAGCTCCAAGGGCTCCACAAACCGCCGGCGCGTTCTCTACACAGCCAACGTCGGCGATGCGCGCATCATTCTCTGCCGCAGCGGCAAGGCATTGCGGCTCTCGTATGACCACAAAGGCAGCGACGAGAACGAGGGCAGAAGGATCGCAAATGCAGGAGGCCTCATTCTGAACAATCGCGTAAACGGTGTCCTGGCCGTCACTCGGGCTCTCGGTGACGCGTACATGAAAGAGCTGGTCACCGGACACCCTTATACGACGGAAACAGTGGTCCAGCCTGATTTTGATGAGTTCATCATCATTGCTTGTGATGGA CTTTGGGACGTATGCAGCGACCAGGAAGCCGTGGACCTAGTTCGAAATGTCCAGGATCCTACGTCGGCGTCCAAGCTGCTGGTCGACCACGCCCTCAGTCGTTTCAGCACCGATAATCTCTCCTGCATGATCGTTCGCTTCGACAAAGAAGCCGCGGCGAAGAGGCTCAATGCCAAACCCGGCGGCTCCGAATCAGCTGCCTGCGCAAAGCTCAGCGAGGTGGAGAAGATTGTCCAGGACACGAAGCAGAAGATTGCAGACGGAAGCACCCCTGCGGTGGGGGTGTCTGCGAGCAACAACGGACGCGGATACGATATTGTAGCTTCCGACGAGGGTAGCTTCGTGCCCACGACGCTTGATGGAACTGTGGAAGAAGAGCCA TATGCCACGGGACGGAAGGCAGGCCGCCTGTACATGGTATCTCGCTCGTCCCGTATCGGCATTCACACATACAAGCATACCACAGTATTTGGAGAGTTGTCCAGCAGCGTCAAAGCAATATACTCCACAGCCTGA
- a CDS encoding SNF7 family protein produces the protein MLDKAIRELDQTRVKLEKQEKTLVQQIKTSAKNGQMGACKIQAKDLVRTRRYIEKFFAMRSQLQKISLRLQTYRTNEQMMQAMKGATMALGSMNKSMNLPQLQRIAMEFERENDIMEQRQEMMDDAVDDAMDVGIEEEGDEVVDQVLEEIGIDFNQALGETPTALGSTAVSEGKVAQALGAGVGGAGDPVDDDLQARLDSLKK, from the exons ATGCTCGACAAGGCGATACGGGAACTTGATCAAACACGGGTCAAGCTAGAAAAGCAGGAGAAGACGCTGGTGCAGCAGATCAAGACGAGTGCAAAGAACGGTCAGATGGGCGCTTGCAAGATCCAGGCCAAAGACTTGGTTCGAACCCGGCGATATATCGAGAAATTCTTTGCCATGCGAAGCCAGCTGCAAAAGATTTCACTACGGCTCCAG ACATATCGGACAAACGAGCAGATGATGCAAGCAATGAAGGGGGCTACGATGGCACTCGGCAGCATGAACAAGTCGATGAACTTACCCCAGCTGCAGCGAATAGCCATGGAGTTTGAGCGCGAAAACGACATCATGGAGCAGCGACAGGAGATGATggatgacgccgtcgacgatgccatggATGTCGGAATTGAGGAAGAGGGAGATGAGGTCGTCGACCAAGTGTTGGAAGAGATTGGAATCGACTTCAACCAAGCC CTTGGCGAAACGCCGACCGCCCTGGGCAGCACTGCCGTATCCGAAGGCAAGGTGGCGCAAGCTCTTGGCGCTGGCGTTGGAGGCGCTGGCGACCCTGTTGATGATGATCTCCAAGCTCGGCTGGACAGCTTGAAGAAATGA
- a CDS encoding mitochondrial import receptor subunit tom-22 translates to MVTLTEVEDEHFQSSQAEHDLDEDDFTDTDSEISNESDFDPTNETFAERLYALRDIIPPTTRGWVSSHVSSISSKAWSVLSFSGKGAWVITTSALFFGVPFALSFAQEQQLTAMEQEYNMRQQGSELLTAGADQGTTAEKVGSALGSNPAKPSL, encoded by the exons ATGGTTACCCTCACCgaagtcgaggacgagcactTTCAGTCCAGCCAGGCTGAGCACGAccttgacgaggatgacTTCACCGATACTG ATTCCGAGATTTCAAACGAATCCGATTTTGATCCCACAAACGAGACGTTTGCCGAACGACTATACGCCCTACGCGACATCATTCCTCCCACCACGAGAGGCTGGGTCTCCAGCCACGTCAGCTCCATCTCGAGCAAGGCGTGGAGCGTTCTCTCCTTCAGCGGAAAAGGAGCCTGGGTCATCACCACTTCGGCTCTTTTCTTCGGAGTCCCCTTTGCGCTGTCCTTTGCccaggagcagcagctcACCGCGATGGAGCAGGAGTACAACATGAGGCAGCAGGGCAGTGAGCTCTTGACCGCTGGCGCTGATCAGGGCACCACCGCTGAGAAGGTGGGAAGTGCACTTGGTAGCAACCCGGCCAAGCCCTCCCTTTAA